Within bacterium (Candidatus Blackallbacteria) CG13_big_fil_rev_8_21_14_2_50_49_14, the genomic segment TTATTTTTAGGGGAGGTAAGCGTGAATGTCAGTTTTATCGCGAATTTTGATCCTTCAGGATGATATCACACGACTTCAGGTGGATGCGATTGTCAACGCTGCCAATTCCACTCTCTTGGGTGGGGGAGGAGTGGATGGTGCGATTCACCGCGCAGCAGGCCCTGAACTCTTGGCGGAATGCCGGCAGTTAAACGGTTGTCCGACAGGGCAGGCCAAAATCACCCGTGGCTATCGTTTGCCCGCGGCTTGGGTGATTCATACGGTCGGCCCGATTTGGCAAGGGGGCCAGGCAGGTGAACCCGAAGTTTTGAAACAGGCCTATTTGAACTGTTTATCTTTGGCGGCTTCACATCAATTAAAAAGCCTTGCTTTTCCTGCGATCAGCACGGGAGCCTATGGCTACCCCTTGAAAGCAGCAACCCAGCTTGCGCTTGAAACGGTTGCTGCTT encodes:
- a CDS encoding O-acetyl-ADP-ribose deacetylase, encoding MSVLSRILILQDDITRLQVDAIVNAANSTLLGGGGVDGAIHRAAGPELLAECRQLNGCPTGQAKITRGYRLPAAWVIHTVGPIWQGGQAGEPEVLKQAYLNCLSLAASHQLKSLAFPAISTGAYGYPLKAATQLALETVAAYLKQFVWPEQVIFVCFDALSLTTYREKLAEMAF